In Candida orthopsilosis Co 90-125, chromosome 6 draft sequence, the following are encoded in one genomic region:
- a CDS encoding Rpl25 rRNA-binding ribosomal protein component of the 60S ribosomal subunit, which yields MGSTTKGATAAKKAALKGVNGKKAVKVRTSTTFRLPKTLKLARQPKYQRKSVPHYNRLDAYKIIVSPIATETAMKKVEDSNTLVFQVDIKANKHQIKQAVKELYDVDVDYVNTLIRPNGTKKAYLRLTADHDALDIANKIGYI from the exons atGGGTT cAACTACTAAAGGAGCTACTGCCGCCAAGAAGGCCGCTTTGAAAGGTGTCAATGGTAAAAAAGCCGTCAAAGTAAGAACTTCCACCACTTTTAGATTACCAAAAACCTTGAAGTTGGCTAGACAAccaaaatatcaaagaaaatcaGTACCACACTACAATAGATTGGATGCttacaaaatcattgttTCTCCAATTGCTACTGAAACTGCCAtgaaaaaagttgaagattcaAACACTTTGGTTTTCCAAGTTGATATTAAAGCCAACAAACATCAAATTAAACAAGCTGTTAAAGAATTgtatgatgttgatgttgattacGTAAACACTTTGATTAGACCAAACGGAACTAAGAAGGCTTATTTGAGATTGACTGCTGATCATGATGCTTTGGATATTGCTAACAAGATTGGTTACATCTAA
- a CDS encoding Adk1 adenylate kinase — translation MSQLNDLHFITQNPEESCLTRFEKKKTSNIKIEKSRIPPYNSYPIPPYITMSVEDLKNTVAKLQERIQQLEKKVGVSPAQSTDFAKQLRLVLIGAPGSGKGTQSADLKDKFCACHLATGDMLRSQVKQGTPLGLEAKKIMDQGGLVNDEIMVNMIKSELENNKTCAKGFILDGFPRTIPQAEKLDAMLNERKTPLENALELKIDDELLVARITGRLVHPASGRSYHKIFNPPKKELTDDITGEPLIQRSDDNEEALKKRLVTYHQQTEPIVEYYKKTGIWQGIDASQKPGKVWNDILKCLGQ, via the coding sequence ATGAGCCAATTAAATGATTTGCATttcattacacaaaatccCGAAGAATCGTGTTTGACCcgctttgaaaaaaaaaaaactctGAatatcaagattgaaaaatctcGAATACCACCTTACAATTCGTATCCGATTCCCCCCTATATCACCATGTCAGTcgaagatttgaaaaataccGTTGCTAAATTGCAAGAAAGaatccaacaattggaaaagaaagttgGTGTTTCTCCAGCTCAATCAACTGATTTTGCCAAACAATTGAGATTGGTTTTGATCGGTGCTCCCGGCTCCGGTAAAGGTACCCAATCCGCTGATTTAAAGGACAAATTCTGTGCTTGTCACTTAGCTACTGGTGATATGTTGAGATCACAAGTTAAACAAGGAACTCCATTGGGTCTTGAAGCTAAAAAGATTATGGACCAAGGTGGATTGgtaaatgatgaaattatgGTCAACATGATTAAAtctgaattggaaaacaacaaaacctGTGCCAAGGGATTCATTTTGGATGGGTTCCCAAGAACTATTCCTCAagctgaaaaattggatgCTATGTTGAATGAAAGAAAAACCCCATTGGAAAATGCCcttgaattgaaaatcgATGATGAATTATTGGTTGCTAGAATCACTGGTAGATTGGTCCACCCGGCTAGTGGAAGATCATACCACAAGATCTTCAACCCTCCAAAGAAGGAATTGACTGATGACATCACTGGTGAACCTTTGATTCAAAGATCTGACGATAATGAAgaagctttgaaaaagagattGGTCACTtaccatcaacaaactgagccaattgttgaatactACAAAAAAACTGGTATTTGGCAAGGAATCGATGCTTCTCAAAAACCAGGAAAAGTCTGGAAcgatattttgaaatgtttggGTCAATAA
- a CDS encoding Swd3 protein (S. cerevisiae homolog SWD3 has histone methyltransferase activity (H3-K4 specific), has role in telomere maintenance, histone H3-K4 methylation, chromatin silencing at telomere and localizes to Set1C/COMPASS complex), which produces MGIILDPQNDDLYILKTEIKQPHAITSIRMSPNGSTIALATQNKIKIYSTQGGGGQLITELIGHTKGISDIRFSPINSSILASCSDDLTIRLWSIHKSSSKCIRIFKKHTYHITTIQFNSKGNLLISGSADETITIWDVISGKILTTLAAHSDPISSLTLTPDNSIIISASYDGLIRLFDLETYQCLKTLTTSTSSHGTATSSLSTTELQNFPVANVENSPNGKYILSTSLDGMIRLWDFMQNKVVKTFIGPGEGPICEKFNCESRFVVCNGLNLIVSGSDLNGILCWDLKSKELVWQYKGNGVEDAILSIDSFDEGKLLVTGGVDGVANVFELNPHWKQKS; this is translated from the coding sequence ATGGGTATAATACTAGATCCACAAAACGATGATCTATACATCTTGAAGACCGAAATAAAACAACCCCATGCAATCACATCAATACGGATGTCGCCCAATGGTTCAACCATTGCATTAGCAACTCaaaacaagatcaaaatcTACTCCACACAAGGAGGAGGAGGACAACTCATAACAGAACTAATTGGTCATACAAAGGGAATATCAGATATTAGATTCTCACCCATAAACTCATCCATCTTGGCTTCTTGTTCCGATGATCTTACTATACGACTTTGGTCCATTCATAAGTCGTCATCAAAATGTATtagaattttcaaaaaacataCATATCATATCACAACTATACAATTCAACTCAAAGGGTAATTTACTAATTAGTGGATCAGCTGATGAGACCATAACTATCTGGGACGTAATATCAGGGAAGATTTTAACTACATTAGCTGCTCATTCCGATCCTATATCAAGTTTAACCCTAACTCCCGACAATTCAATCATAATTAGTGCTTCATACGATGGATTAATTCGATTATTCGATTTAGAAACGTATCAATGCTTGAAAACACTAACCACAAGTACTTCTTCCCATGGAACTGCAACTAGTTCATTATCAACTACcgaattgcaaaatttccCCGTGGCAAATGTCGAAAATTCACCTAATGGGAAATACATCTTGAGTACCAGTTTAGATGGAATGATTAGATTATGGGATTTTATGCAGAATAAAGTTGTCAAGACATTTATTGGGCCTGGAGAAGGTCCCATTTGTGAGAAATTTAATTGTGAGCTgagatttgttgtttgtaatggattgaatttgattgttaGTGGGAGTGATTTGAATGGGATCTTGTGTTGGGATTTGAAACTGAAGGAATTGGTGTGGCAATATAAGGGAAATGGTGTTGAAGATGCAATTTTATCTATTGATAGCTTTGATGAGGGAAAATTGCTAGTTACTGGTGGTGTCGATGGAGTTGCAAACGTATTTGAATTAAATCCCCATTGGAAGCAAAAGAGCTAA
- a CDS encoding Mrps18 mitochondrial ribosomal protein MRPS18 (S. cerevisiae homolog MRPS18 is structural constituent of mitochondrial small ribosomal subunit) translates to MFRQCLSGIYRQPRTGLRITQSLTSPIRSIYNSSVLYQAQPNITPTTTTTTTTTTSSSVKTTIKESPLSELSRSIEDNIDNSQSQSATTASPSKQAKVNEKIVYWKLYSTFNRHNTRCTLVAVVEDLNFMENNPHLSYNEKVLYYLQLPHKVKYSVTAGQLGFRKSQRQEYEAGFQVAAKMFKTIQERNYIGPNDKIELILKNFGKGREAFQAALLGKEGSYLKNNIVRISDSTVIRFGGNRPKKLRRL, encoded by the coding sequence ATGTTTAGACAATGTTTGAGTGGGATTTACAGGCAGCCTAGAACTGGATTGAGGATAACACAACTGTTGACATCCCCAATCAGGTCGATATATAATTCGTCAGTGTTGTACCAAGCCCAACCCAACATCACCccaaccacaaccacaaccacaactaCAACCACATCCTCATCAGTAAAGACTACTATCAAAGAATCACCGTTATCAGAGCTCAGTAGGTCTATTGAAGACAATATTGACAACTCCCAAAGCCAAAGTGCTACTACAGCTTCACCCTCTAAACAAGCTAAAGTAAATGAGAAAATAGTATATTGGAAACTTTATTCAACATTCAATAGACACAACACAAGGTGTACATTAGttgcagttgttgaagaCTTGAACTTTATGGAAAATAACCCCCACTTGTCTTACAACGAAAAAGTACTTTACTATTTGCAATTACCTCACAAGGTTAAGTATTCAGTTACAGCTGGTCAATTGGGATTTAGGAAGTCACAAAGACAAGAATACGAAGCTGGTTTCCAGGTTGCTGCAAAGATGTTTAAAACTAttcaagaaagaaattaTATTGGTCCTAATGATAAGATTGAATTGATCTTGAAGAATTTCGGAAAGGGAAGAGAAGCTTTCCAAGCTGCATTGTTAGGTAAAGAAGGATCCTATTTGAAGAATAATATTGTCAGAATAAGCGATTCTACTGTCATAAGATTTGGTGGTAACAGACCAAAGAAATTACGTCGTTTGTAA
- a CDS encoding serine/threonine/tyrosine (dual-specificity) kinase, with protein sequence MAHPVGVLKEYTLPQVVNNKTSTSSKMTIREYKKIGEGAFGTVVEAVLRYADNNSSSSSSSFSPPPPSESAVNGSFKESKSNGSHKDGWLGPFAIKRVPAQTEYKSRELEILRVVHHPNIVSLRFFFDKKSSADDKVYQNLVMECLPSTLQSEIKFYRQSKYTIPYPHMKAYTFQLARAMLYLHGLGVSHRDIKPSNILVDPNTIQLKICDFGSAKKLEPNQPSVSYICSRYYRAPELIVGCSLYTTKIDIWGLGCVIAEMFLGKPIFQGTSPETQLKEIAKLLGPPPNTFFFKSNPQYRGNMYTTRLFSCTVEERFRQIFSNSPPDAIDLLMKILVYDPEQRASPRKVLVQPFFNELKNQDFKVYPRGASEPIILDLFNFSDFELELLGPYKNELGLV encoded by the coding sequence ATGGCACATCCAGTAGGAGTACTCAAAGAGTATACGTTACCTCAAGtggtcaacaacaaaacatcaacatcgAGTAAAATGACGATTAGAGAATACAAGAAAATTGGTGAAGGAGCCTTTGGaactgttgttgaagctgTATTACGATACGCTGAcaacaattcttcttcttcttcttcttctttttcaccaccaccaccatcagAATCCGCAGTCAATGGTAGTTTCAAGGAATCCAAGTCTAATGGGTCCCATAAGGATGGTTGGTTAGGTCCATTTGCAATTAAGCGCGTACCGGCGCAAACTGAATATAAATCAAGAGAATTGGAGATATTACGAGTTGTCCATCATCCCAATATCGTCAGTTTACGATTCTTTTTCGACAAAAAGAGCTCGGCTGATGATAAAGTGTATCAAAACTTGGTAATGGAATGTTTACCATCTACATTACAATCGGAAATCAAGTTTTACCGTCAATCGAAATATACTATACCCTATCCTCATATGAAAGCATATACGTTCCAATTAGCAAGAGCAATGTTGTATCTACATGGACTTGGTGTAAGTCATAGAGATATAAAGCCATCAAATATACTAGTTGATCCAAATACAATACAACTCAAGATTTGTGATTTTGGATCAGCAAAGAAATTAGAACCTAATCAACCTTCTGTTAGTTATATATGTTCAAGATATTATCGAGCACCGGAATTAATTGTTGGGTGTTCATTATACACTACAAAGATTGATATATGGGGTTTAGGTTGTGTTATTGCCGAAATGTTTTTAGGTAAACCCATTTTCCAAGGAACTTCACCTgaaactcaattgaaggaaattgCCAAATTATTAGGACCACCACCAAAcacattttttttcaaaagtaatCCACAATATCGGGGTAATATGTATACAACCAGATTGTTTAGTTGTACTGTTGAAGAACGATTTAGACAAATTTTTAGTAATTCACCACCTGATGctattgatttattaatgaagattttgGTTTATGATCCTGAGCAAAGAGCTAGTCCTAGAAAGGTTTTGGTACAGCCTTTctttaatgaattgaaaaatcagGATTTCAAAGTGTATCCTAGAGGAGCTTCTGAGCCAATTATATTggatttattcaattttagtGATTTTGAGTTGGAATTATTAGGACCATATAAGAATGAGCTTGGACTTGTAtga
- a CDS encoding Vps68 protein (S. cerevisiae homolog VPS68 has role in late endosome to vacuole transport via multivesicular body sorting pathway, protein targeting to vacuole and to Vps55/Vps68 complex, fungal-type vacuole membrane, mitochondrion), translated as MENHSNNLFRFSLGNLRLPKSAKLRAFGIYLSGGLFAIGFWSLIDSAIYSKTVNASDVHVTFIDWLPFICSSLGMLIVNSIEKNNLMNNEQGGGAGMFDDGTNYVWAARTILFLGFSLLAGGLAGSFMVFILKYLMKHYSFPTLGMGVSNIVCNGCVMLSCIVLWLSQNIEDEYSYSLAL; from the coding sequence ATGGAGAAtcattcaaacaatttattcaGATTCAGTCTTGGTAACCTCAGATTACCCAAATCAGCAAAATTAAGAGCATTTGGAATCTACTTGTCTGGTGGATTATTTGCAATTGGGTTCTGGTCATTAATAGACTCGGCCATATATTCCAAAACTGTAAATGCATCCGATGTACATGTGACTTTTATTGATTGGTTACCATTTATATGTTCTTCATTAGGTATGTTGATTGTTAATTCAATAGAAAAGAATAACTTGATGAATAATGAACAAGGAGGTGGCGCAGGcatgtttgatgatggaaCAAATTATGTTTGGGCTGCTAGGactattttgtttttgggATTTAGTTTGTTGGCTGGTGGACTTGCTGGTAGTTTTATggttttcattttgaaatatttaaTGAAGCATTATTCATTCCCCACTTTAGGCATGGGAGTTTCGAATATCGTTTGTAATGGATGTGTAATGTTGAGTTGTATTGTGTTATGGCTATCTCAAAATATTGAGGATGAATATAGTTACAGTTTAGCATTataa
- a CDS encoding Ctf5 protein translates to MNEYEQLQQEINLLERNIVDIQEDLELLSKNESILQQEVTSLKQIQEEQNRQPADGHHEEVPIIKHTYFDPSIAQFFEDTEGSPPIELIDEQIIEKADTKENIMYENILRMGGITAFPISKHAFPKDEVLGIRFDIFSTKSRSYKQPHYAILLKGRYKSEALHWRIHKTTLPVHVPLDRYQQELQETNDLDKFVNQIYMYLAKDNEKRETGS, encoded by the coding sequence ATGAACGAATATGAGCAGCTACAGCAAGAGATCAATTTACTCGAGAGGAATATTGTGGATATACAGGAAGACCTAGAACTATTAAGTAAAAATGAGTCGATTCTACAGCAAGAAGTTACGAGTTTAAAACAAATTCAGGAGGAGCAAAACCGGCAACCAGCAGATGGTCATCATGAGGAGGTCCCTATCATCAAACATACCTACTTTGACCCATCAATCGCCCAATTTTTCGAAGATACGGAAGGTTCGCCCCCGATTGAATTAATCGATGAACAAATAATAGAAAAGGCCGACACCAAAGAGAACATCATGTATGAGAATATTCTACGAATGGGCGGAATAACTGCATTTCCGATCAGCAAGCATGCGTTTCCCAAAGATGAAGTACTAGGGATTCGATTTGATATATTTTCAACCAAAAGTAGATCATACAAGCAACCTCACTATGCCATTTTATTAAAAGGCAGATACAAGAGTGAAGCATTGCATTGGAGGATTCATAAAACTACCTTGCCTGTACATGTACCCTTAGATAGGTATCAGCAAGAGCTCCAAGAAACGAATGATCTTGACAAGTTTGTTAATCAGATATACATGTACCTTGCAAAGGACAACGAAAAGAGGGAAACAGGCTCCTAA
- a CDS encoding transcription factor: MADVIAEFEQKLSELTINNGLIISQLTQLAKQHPEVADRIIDLITARIYRVIPEQKLYTLYALDDICKVVGNPYNILVGDDIYDIFTHVFQLNNDFIRGKLVKMYDLWKTVPLKSTGEPVYPEEQLTKIGQFLKKAGYPKEESVKQVNLPPKPTVSLQQSLINDIDKLIPIFENQLRTNSMDQKVADRFKALNSLRGMLTRQEMKPAELEAIKSHIVNIQSQATPVTPAITPRATTPRATTPFTPVNPAFQIFNDLILSGLVKKDQEPIPGSKPVYTLVFPETKYSLDQERTEASLEDLLLQSSSIPRSEYDKQKFVELMSISKKTSDGDLQHFINNNKLSANTLNLLYEAKPSKCSICGKRFTTDPEGANNKRLHLDWHFRMNKKLTVKGGNIQSRNWFVDDYEWVKLVENRVGEQDSTVTDQSVDIPVATEVQYAIVPENDTNMNNRCLICREQVKAKYNDEIGEWVWYDCLKPPGEKNSRRIVHVACFNDKKRSAESDINPNVKREKIY; this comes from the coding sequence ATGGCAGATGTCATTGCAGAGTTTGAGCAAAAGCTATCAGAGCtaacaataaacaatggATTGATTATAAGTCAGTTGACTCAATTAGCCAAACAACATCCCGAAGTGGCGGACCGAATTATCGATTTAATCACAGCTAGGATTTACAGAGTCATACCTGAACAAAAATTGTATACGTTATACGCCTTGGATGACATATGTAAAGTAGTTGGCAATCCTTATAACATTCTCGTCGGTGATGATATTTACGACATTTTCACACACGTCTTTCAACTAAATAATGATTTTATACGAGGAAAATTAGTCAAGATGTATGATCTTTGGAAGACGGTGCCACTTAAGAGTACGGGTGAGCCAGTATATCCAGAAGAACAGTTGACTAAAATTGGccagtttttgaaaaaagcTGGTTATCCTAAAGAAGAGTCAGTTAAACAGGTGAACTTACCACCAAAACCCACAGTCTCTTTACAACAATCTTTAATAAACGATATTGACAAACTAATACCTATTTTTGAGAACCAATTACGAACAAATAGTATGGATCAAAAGGTAGCAGATAGATTCAAGGCGTTGAATAGTTTAAGAGGCATGTTGACTAGACAAGAAATGAAGCCAGCCGAGTTAGAGGCAATTAAATCGCATATAGTCAATATTCAATCACAAGCGACTCCGGTTACACCAGCTATTACCCCACGAGCAACAACGCCACGAGCAACAACGCCATTCACACCTGTGAATCCAGcttttcaaatattcaatgatttgatattatcGGGATTGGTCAAGAAGGACCAAGAACCAATCCCAGGGTCAAAACCCGTCTATACATTAGTATTTCCCGAAACAAAATACTCTTTAGATCAGGAACGTACAGAAGCAAGCTTGGAAGATTTGCTATTGCAAAGTAGTTCAATTCCAAGATCAGAATatgacaaacaaaaatttgttgagttgaTGAGTATTTCTAAAAAGACGTCTGATGGAGACTTACAACACTTTATCAATAATAATAAGTTGAGTGCAAACACGTTAAACTTGTTGTATGAAGCCAAACCTTCAAAGTGTTCCATTTGTGGGAAAAGGTTCACCACAGACCCTGAGGGTGCAAACAACAAACGCCTACACTTGGACTGGCATTTCAGAATGAACAAGAAGTTGACTGTCAAAGGTGGTAATAtacaatcaagaaattggtttgttgatgattacGAGTGGGTCAAATTAGTCGAGAATAGAGTTGGTGAACAGGATTCTACAGTCACTGATCAGAGTGTAGATATTCCCGTAGCTACTGAAGTTCAATACGCCATTGTTCCTGAAAACGATACAAATATGAACAATCGATGCTTAATCTGTCGTGAACAAGTCAAAGCTAAATATAATGATGAGATCGGCGAATGGGTTTGGTATGATTGTTTGAAACCACCGGGCGAGAAAAACTCAAGAAGAATTGTACATGTAGCATGCTTTAATGACAAAAAGAGGTCGGCAGAATCAGACATAAACCCAAACGTTAAAAGGGAGAAAATATATTGA
- a CDS encoding mitochondrial inner membrane magnesium transporter, translating into MLQTMLNVIPRATTKSTAHLLRHSVSTFSTKATPKNKPKSRDSFEDLFIYKTLSSSKSQENELIKCTIFNSQGQMTHHGKDVPKSKFMKQYNLVPRDFRKLSKHTSTSGVKSPSSTMHNIELVPSLVTRKNCIMLNLLNIRALIQKDQVTIFDSYSSAYSIKHESHSQSQLLKLMENKLQENVSNHQEKEYYEFRALEAILIHIISNLTTEMKVHKTILTNVLSGLDESIERYKLRYLLIQSKKLAQFQQKATLIRDLLEDLLERDDELNDMYLTDPRTGTNHAEIEMLLESYYKTADEIVQTVENLRSQIKTTEEIINIVLDSNRNELMLLGLKFSTGLLSMGVALYLAALYGMNLENFIEESDGGFEFVVIVSSIALAVLLYVCVKKIKKVEKVTMMNFKGQRR; encoded by the coding sequence ATGTTACAAACCATGCTAAATGTGATACCAAGGGCGACTACAAAGTCAACTGCCCATTTACTACGGCATTCCGTAAGCACATTCTCCACAAAAGCCACCCCCAAAAATAAACCTAAGCTGAGAGATTCATTTGAGGATTTATTCATTTACAAGACGctatcatcatccaaatctCAAGAAAATGAACTTATCAAATGTACAATCTTCAACTCACAGGGACAAATGACACATCATGGGAAAGATGtaccaaaatcaaaatttatgAAACAATATAATTTAGTTCCTCGTGATTTCCGAAAGTTATCAAAACATACATCTACGTCGGGAGTCAAATCGCCTTCTTCAACCATGCATAATATCGAGCTTGTTCCCAGTTTAGTTACTAGAAAGAATTGTATCATGTTGAACTTGCTAAATATTCGAGCTCTTATCCAAAAGGATCAAGTTACGATATTTGATTCTTATTCGTCAGCATATTCAATCAAACATGAAAGTCATTCACAACTGCAACTACTAAAACTAATGGAGAATAAACTTCAAGAAAATGTATCAAATCACCAAGAGAAGGAGTACTATGAGTTTCGAGCATTAGAAGCGATCTTAATCCACATTATATCAAATCTCACAACCGAAATGAAGGTCCACAAGACAATACTTACCAACGTACTATCTGGACTTGATGAAAGTATAGAACGATACAAGTTGAGGTATTTACTCatacaatcaaaaaaactagctcaatttcaacaaaaggCAACATTAATACGAGACTTGCTTGAGGATCTACTAGAGCGGGACGATGAATTAAACGATATGTATTTAACTGACCCCAGAACCGGTACAAATCACGCCGAGATTGAAATGTTATTGGAATCATACTACAAGACAgctgatgaaattgttcaaacagttgaaaatttacGATCACAAATTAAAACCACTGAAGAAATAATCAATATTGTTCTCGATTCCAATAGGAATGAATTGATGCTTTTGgggttgaaattttcaacgGGGTTATTGTCTATGGGGGTTGCATTGTATCTTGCTGCATTATATGgaatgaatttggaaaattttataGAAGAGTCAGATGGTGGGTTTGAGTTTGTGGTAATTGTATCAAGTATTGCTCTTGCTGTGTTGCTTTATGTCTGTGTCaagaagatcaaaaaaGTGGAAAAAGTAACCATGATGAATTTTAAAGGTCAAAGAAGGTGA
- a CDS encoding Yhm1 mitochondrial carrier protein codes for MSPTAHSSSDKKQSGIARVLGSATAGIAEIGVFHPVDTISKRLMSNHGRVTSAHQLNTIIFKDAASQPLVKRLFTLFPGLGYAACYKILQRVYKYGGQPFANEFLTKNFKDNFDSAFGPKTGKALMSATAGSLIGIGEVVLLPLDVLKIKRQTNPESFKGRGFLKILQDEGLGLYRGWGWTMARNAPGSFALFGGNSFAKEYIFGLKDYSQATWTQNFITSIFGASASLIVSAPLDVIKTRIQNRNFDNPEKGFTILKNMFKNEGITAFFKGLTPKLLTTGPKLVFSFAMAQSLIPAFDKLLSK; via the coding sequence ATGTCTCCAACTGCTCACTCGTCTTCAGATAAGAAGCAATCAGGTATTGCCAGAGTCTTGGGATCTGCCACTGCAGGTATTGCTGAAATTGGTGTATTCCACCCTGTTGACACAATTTCCAAGAGATTGATGTCAAATCATGGTAGAGTTACTTCAGCACACCAATTAAACACAATTATATTCAAAGATGCTGCATCTCAACCATTGGTTAAGAGACTCTTTACTTTGTTTCCCGGTTTAGGATATGCCGCTTGTTACAAGATTTTACAGAGAGTGTATAAATATGGTGGTCAACCATTTGCCAATGAATTCTTAACcaagaatttcaaagaCAATTTCGATTCAGCTTTTGGTCCTAAAACTGGTAAGGCTTTGATGAGCGCTACTGCTGGGTCATTGATCGGTATCGGTGAGGTTGTTTTGTTGCCATTAGATGTCTTGAAAATCAAACGTCAAACAAACCCAGAATCTTTTAAAGGTAGGGGATTTCTCAAAATTTTACAAGATGAAGGTTTAGGATTATACAGAGGTTGGGGGTGGACCATGGCTAGAAACGCACCGGGCTCATTTGCATTGTTTGGAGGTAACTCGTTTGCTAAAGAATACATTTTCGGTTTGAAAGATTACAGTCAAGCTACATGGAcccaaaatttcattactTCCATTTTCGGTGCTAGTGCGTCATTGATTGTCAGTGCTCCATTGGATGTCATCAAGACTAGAATCCAAAATAGAAACTTTGATAATCCAGAAAAGGGTTTCactattttgaaaaatatgttCAAGAATGAAGGTATAACTGCATTCTTTAAAGGGTTGACTCCTAAATTGTTAACCACTGGACCAAAATTGGTGTTTTCTTTTGCCATGGCTCAATCATTGATCCCtgcatttgataaattgttAAGCAAATAA